The following proteins are encoded in a genomic region of Acidimicrobiales bacterium:
- a CDS encoding acyl-CoA dehydrogenase family protein, producing the protein MTRTSDSTCHEIEVVVVAKATGVDPFAETEDQAALRALAREVARREVAPRARQGDASYELQPEAIKALAAADLFGVTIGERWGGLGYGDVEASIVLEEIARHDVSTAVVCQLAFNGPSRGIEHLGGDGLKERWLPAVASGEAILSIGITEPDAGSAVQNMRASLTDDGPGRWRLDGYKNYSTLGHVAAGVLVWCRWPGGEGAKGIGAVVVPMDRDGVSVTGRHEGMGIHAATEAEIAFDAVEVTADDVLLAGDPATTDAFKVLLAHLNHERCGNASMCVGAAQGALEHSIRYMNDRELNGRPIAELQGLQWKLADMAVQLEGARLLLGRAVRLAGEGGTPPAMETALAKSAANLAAKYVCDEAIQIHGGYGYSHEYPVERAYRDIRGLCIGAGTVEAQRNYVGGSLSRGRGTVAAGWDDRILG; encoded by the coding sequence CGAGGTGGCCCGCCGCGAGGTGGCCCCCCGGGCCCGCCAGGGCGACGCCTCCTACGAGCTCCAGCCCGAGGCGATCAAGGCCCTCGCCGCCGCCGACCTGTTCGGGGTCACGATCGGGGAGCGGTGGGGCGGGCTCGGCTACGGCGACGTCGAGGCGTCGATCGTCCTCGAGGAGATCGCCCGCCACGACGTATCCACCGCGGTGGTGTGCCAGCTCGCCTTCAACGGCCCGTCGCGGGGCATCGAGCACCTCGGTGGTGACGGGTTGAAGGAGCGGTGGCTGCCGGCGGTGGCCTCCGGCGAGGCGATCCTCAGCATCGGCATCACCGAACCCGACGCCGGCTCGGCGGTGCAGAACATGCGGGCCTCGCTCACCGACGACGGCCCGGGCCGCTGGCGCCTCGACGGGTACAAGAACTACTCCACGCTCGGCCACGTGGCCGCCGGCGTGCTGGTGTGGTGCCGCTGGCCGGGGGGTGAGGGGGCCAAGGGCATCGGTGCGGTCGTCGTGCCCATGGACCGCGACGGCGTCTCGGTCACGGGCCGCCACGAGGGCATGGGCATCCACGCCGCCACCGAGGCCGAGATCGCCTTCGACGCGGTGGAGGTCACCGCCGACGACGTGCTCCTCGCCGGCGACCCGGCCACCACCGACGCGTTCAAGGTGCTGCTCGCCCACCTCAACCACGAGCGGTGCGGCAACGCCTCGATGTGCGTCGGTGCCGCCCAGGGCGCCCTCGAGCACTCGATCCGCTACATGAACGACCGGGAGCTGAACGGACGGCCGATCGCCGAGCTCCAGGGCCTCCAGTGGAAGCTGGCCGACATGGCGGTGCAGCTCGAGGGGGCCCGGCTCCTGTTGGGTCGGGCGGTGCGCCTGGCCGGCGAGGGCGGCACCCCGCCGGCGATGGAGACGGCGCTGGCCAAGTCGGCCGCCAACCTCGCCGCGAAGTACGTCTGCGACGAGGCCATCCAGATCCACGGCGGCTACGGGTACAGCCACGAGTACCCGGTGGAGCGGGCGTACCGCGACATCCGCGGTCTGTGCATCGGCGCCGGGACGGTGGAGGCCCAGCGCAACTACGTGGGCGGTTCGCTGTCGCGCGGGCGGGGCACGGTCGCCGCGGGGTGGGACGACCGCATCCTCGGCTGA